TGCCCGATTTCGTCAAGCTGGCCGAGGCCTTCGGCTGCAAGGGGGCGCAGGTGCGCGATCCCAAGGATCTGGACGCGGCCATCCAGGCGATGCTGGATTACGATGGTCCTTACATCCTGGACGTGCTGGTCGAGAAGCACGAGAACTGTTTCCCGATGATCCCCTCGGGCAAGGCGCATAACGAGATGCTGATGGGCGAGGCCGAGACCCTGGGCGTCATCGAATCCGAAGGCGCCGTGCTGGTCTGAACTGCCGGACGGGGGGCCAGCCCCCCGACCCCCGGGATATTGATGCCAAGATGAAAAGGCAGAGCCATGAATGCACTGAACATCCAGAAGGGCATGTCGCGCCATTCGGCCTATGACCTGCGCGACCCCAACCTGCAGCTTGAGGAAAGCCATACCCTGGCGGTGCTGGTCGAGAACGAGCCGGGCGTGCTGGCGCGGGTGATCGGGCTGTTTTCGGGGCGCGGCTACAATATTGACAGCCTGACCGTGGCCGAGGTGGATCATACCGGGCATCGCTCTCGGATCACGGTCGTGACCCGGGGCACCCCGTCGGTGATCGAGCAGATCAAGGCGCAGCTGGGCCGGATCGTCGTCGTGCACGAGGTCCATGACCTGACCGTCGAGGGCCCTTCGGTCGAGCGCGAACTGGGGCTGTTCAAGGTGCGCGGGCAGGGCGA
Above is a window of Paracoccus liaowanqingii DNA encoding:
- the ilvN gene encoding acetolactate synthase small subunit, with protein sequence MNALNIQKGMSRHSAYDLRDPNLQLEESHTLAVLVENEPGVLARVIGLFSGRGYNIDSLTVAEVDHTGHRSRITVVTRGTPSVIEQIKAQLGRIVVVHEVHDLTVEGPSVERELGLFKVRGQGEKRVEALRIAEIFRANVVDSTLESFVFELVGPSTKLDAFADLMRPLGLTDIARTGVAALSRGI